From the genome of Neodiprion pinetum isolate iyNeoPine1 chromosome 3, iyNeoPine1.2, whole genome shotgun sequence, one region includes:
- the LOC124215735 gene encoding uncharacterized protein isoform X2: MDKMSTFSIAVVLATILMLANAGDMMRKSIVFDKNTPDVFYCPQRKPTGYDKLIVHSRPLSRLCQFEGGPIPEDYKSDCYNDVDETEYACREKYRIMKRFRNAEEDRVENDNVSPNA, from the exons ATGG ATAAAATGTCAACGTTTAGTATCGCTGTCGTTTTAGCG ACTATTCTGATGCTCGCCAATGCCGGCGACATGATGCGGAAGAGCATTGTATTCGACAAAAACACCCCCGATGTTTTCTACTGCCCCCAACGTAAGCCGACCGGCTACGACAAGCTTATCGTTCACTCACGACCCTTGTCGAGACTTTGTCAATTCGAGGGCGGACCCATTCCCGAGGACTACAAGAGCGACTGCTACAACGACGTGGACGAGACGGAATACGCTTGCCGTGAGAAATACAGGATCATG AAACGGTTCCGGAACGCCGAAGAGGACAGAGTGGAGAACGACAACGTTTCGCCTAACGCCTAG